From Paenibacillus sp. PK3_47, the proteins below share one genomic window:
- the cysA gene encoding sulfate ABC transporter ATP-binding protein, whose translation MHVEVRGLDKHFGDFHAVKDVNFGITKGHLIGLLGPSGGGKTSILRMLAGLENPDSGEIIFHGKTVNNLPPQEREIGFVFQNYALFKHMTVYDNIAFGLKVKKANKNVIRDRVMELVELTGLKGFEKRYPHQLSGGQRQRVAFARALAPEPQLLLLDEPFAAIDAKIRQELRSWLRELIERVGITSIFVTHDQDEAIEVADEIMIINQGRLEQKGTPWDIYKEPKTPFVATFIGESTLIESASELKGFKNAGGGKPTKALIRPEYIEVGHRHEFKMASATEQGIVKHLHFRGSEWLVEVEVNGHKLVTYRSLEKETLQPGQEIAVLVHRAYLFNDERSWIQENGLKEDPMPVFI comes from the coding sequence ATGCATGTGGAAGTGCGGGGCCTGGATAAGCATTTTGGAGATTTTCATGCGGTTAAGGACGTCAACTTCGGTATTACCAAAGGCCATCTGATCGGACTGCTCGGTCCAAGCGGCGGCGGCAAAACCTCGATTCTGCGGATGCTGGCGGGTCTGGAGAACCCGGACAGCGGGGAGATTATTTTTCACGGCAAAACCGTAAATAATCTTCCGCCGCAGGAGCGCGAGATCGGGTTCGTGTTCCAGAACTATGCCCTGTTCAAGCATATGACTGTGTATGACAACATTGCCTTTGGTCTTAAGGTGAAAAAAGCGAACAAAAACGTGATCCGTGACCGTGTTATGGAACTGGTGGAGCTGACCGGCCTGAAAGGCTTCGAGAAACGTTATCCGCACCAGCTCTCCGGCGGGCAGCGGCAGCGGGTGGCTTTTGCCCGGGCGCTTGCGCCTGAGCCGCAATTGCTGCTGCTGGATGAACCGTTTGCCGCAATTGATGCCAAGATCCGTCAGGAGCTGCGCTCCTGGCTGCGCGAGCTGATCGAACGTGTGGGGATCACCTCCATTTTTGTTACGCATGACCAGGATGAAGCGATTGAAGTGGCGGATGAGATTATGATCATTAACCAGGGGCGTCTGGAGCAGAAAGGGACACCTTGGGATATTTATAAAGAGCCTAAGACACCGTTTGTAGCAACTTTTATTGGAGAATCAACGCTGATCGAAAGTGCTTCGGAGCTGAAGGGGTTCAAGAATGCAGGCGGAGGCAAGCCGACCAAAGCGCTGATCCGTCCGGAGTATATCGAGGTAGGCCACCGGCATGAATTCAAAATGGCTTCCGCAACGGAGCAAGGCATCGTAAAGCATCTGCATTTCCGCGGCAGCGAATGGCTGGTTGAGGTGGAAGTGAACGGACACAAGCTGGTCACCTACCGCTCACTGGAGAAGGAGACGCTGCAGCCTGGCCAGGAGATTGCGGTGCTGGTCCACCGTGCGTATCTGTTCAATGACGAGCGGAGCTGGATACAGGAGAACGGACTGAAGGAAGATCCGATGCCTGTATTTATTTAA
- a CDS encoding sulfate ABC transporter substrate-binding protein, whose translation MMLFKRSRQLHGWLAAVMLAILLTLTGCSSGQEDAAEDAGAKPQGDLTLVVGAYSVVKDAMGEILPLFAEKWEAETGQHIVFQESYEASGTQARAIVGGFEADVTLLALEGDIDKLVKAGLVEKNWKERGENGMVTRSVVALGTREGNPKGIESFADLAKPGVKVLYPNPKTSGGAQWDINAIYGAGLKQSEKQTGSKDPAAAKAFLESVHANIESLDKSGRASMAAFEYGVGDVIVTYENELLARIAQGVKYEVVIPDDTILIENPAAVLDKYVDERGTRQAAEALVDYLATPEAQEVFAKYGFRPVNEQVYAKNADRYPVPAGLFDIQYLGGWDEVRATLYSKRGVWYQVLAGI comes from the coding sequence ATGATGCTTTTCAAAAGGAGCAGACAACTGCACGGATGGCTGGCTGCCGTAATGCTGGCAATACTACTTACACTCACCGGCTGCAGCAGCGGACAGGAAGATGCAGCAGAGGATGCTGGCGCTAAGCCACAAGGGGACCTTACACTGGTCGTAGGCGCCTACAGTGTGGTGAAGGATGCGATGGGTGAGATCCTGCCGCTGTTCGCGGAGAAATGGGAAGCGGAGACGGGGCAGCATATCGTATTCCAGGAGTCCTATGAAGCTTCGGGAACACAGGCCCGGGCGATTGTCGGCGGGTTCGAGGCGGATGTGACGCTGCTGGCACTGGAAGGGGATATCGATAAGCTGGTGAAGGCCGGCCTTGTAGAGAAAAACTGGAAGGAACGCGGCGAGAACGGAATGGTTACCCGCTCGGTTGTGGCACTCGGTACACGGGAGGGCAACCCGAAGGGGATAGAGAGCTTCGCCGATCTGGCCAAACCGGGTGTGAAAGTGCTGTATCCCAACCCAAAGACCTCCGGGGGAGCACAGTGGGACATCAACGCGATCTATGGGGCCGGTCTGAAGCAGTCAGAGAAGCAGACGGGAAGTAAGGATCCTGCTGCTGCCAAAGCCTTTTTGGAGAGCGTACACGCCAACATCGAGTCTCTGGACAAAAGCGGACGTGCTTCCATGGCTGCCTTTGAATACGGGGTGGGTGATGTGATCGTCACTTATGAGAATGAGCTGCTGGCGCGGATTGCCCAGGGGGTAAAATATGAAGTCGTAATCCCCGACGATACGATTCTGATCGAGAATCCCGCCGCCGTGCTGGACAAATATGTGGATGAGCGCGGTACCCGCCAGGCGGCGGAAGCGCTGGTTGATTATCTGGCCACTCCGGAAGCCCAGGAGGTCTTCGCCAAATACGGCTTCCGTCCGGTGAACGAGCAGGTGTACGCGAAGAATGCGGACCGTTACCCGGTACCGGCCGGACTGTTCGACATTCAGTATCTGGGCGGCTGGGATGAAGTGCGGGCGACGCTGTACTCCAAGCGGGGAGTATGGTATCAGGTGCTTGCGGGAATCTGA
- a CDS encoding MBL fold metallo-hydrolase: protein MDTLVFLGTGDAMGVPRVYCSCDTCMEAREGGVNARFRSSVLIDNGSGFLAIDCGPDWRRQMEMLGHRGMQRLLVTHAHFDHIGGLPEWADACRWMGHKGELYTPAEVIPIILRQYPWLGSHINMIPCDDGMELDGWRIDTWKVNHGKNGYSYAFRFEKAGFKWVYCPDSISLTPAETNPMHGADLLVLGTSFYYEAAELSTRSVYDMTEAAELLETVKPHRAVYTHMSHDVDLRKDYILPERVTLAVTGMRVPLVKE, encoded by the coding sequence ATGGATACATTGGTGTTCTTAGGTACAGGCGACGCGATGGGCGTTCCGAGAGTGTACTGTTCTTGCGATACCTGCATGGAGGCGAGAGAGGGCGGAGTCAATGCCCGTTTCCGCTCATCCGTGCTTATAGATAACGGCAGCGGTTTTTTGGCGATCGATTGCGGTCCGGACTGGCGGCGGCAGATGGAGATGCTCGGACACCGCGGGATGCAGAGGCTGCTCGTGACACATGCCCATTTTGACCATATCGGAGGGCTGCCGGAGTGGGCGGATGCCTGCCGCTGGATGGGGCACAAAGGGGAGCTGTACACACCTGCCGAGGTCATCCCAATCATACTTAGGCAGTACCCTTGGCTGGGAAGCCATATTAATATGATTCCCTGTGATGACGGGATGGAGCTGGACGGCTGGCGTATCGATACCTGGAAAGTGAACCATGGCAAGAACGGATACTCCTATGCATTCCGCTTTGAAAAAGCAGGCTTCAAATGGGTCTACTGTCCGGATTCGATCTCGCTTACGCCTGCAGAAACCAATCCGATGCATGGAGCCGATCTGCTGGTGCTGGGAACCAGTTTTTATTATGAGGCGGCAGAGCTGTCCACCCGTTCGGTGTACGATATGACGGAAGCCGCAGAGCTGCTGGAGACTGTGAAGCCGCACCGTGCGGTATACACGCATATGTCCCATGATGTGGATCTGAGAAAAGACTACATTTTGCCGGAGCGTGTTACGCTGGCCGTTACAGGGATGAGGGTACCGCTGGTTAAAGAGTAA
- a CDS encoding GNAT family N-acetyltransferase, whose product MSKTVHPIMLDFPESLETGRLLMRAALWGDGAAMNEAIAESLSELQPWMIFAQKMPAPEESEQFVREARLNYLKRSSLHMNIYDKASGRFIGCSGLHHVDWDSRNFEIGYWIRSSCTGKGYMTEAVNGITDFAIHELKANRIEIRCSTRNTRSAAVAERAGFILDGVLRRGMKGFDGEMHDCRVYAKVRGAEF is encoded by the coding sequence ATGAGTAAAACCGTTCATCCGATCATGCTCGATTTTCCTGAAAGTCTGGAAACCGGACGTCTGCTGATGCGTGCGGCGTTGTGGGGAGACGGGGCTGCAATGAATGAAGCAATCGCCGAAAGTCTTAGTGAACTGCAGCCGTGGATGATTTTTGCGCAAAAGATGCCGGCACCCGAGGAATCCGAGCAATTTGTAAGGGAAGCACGGCTGAATTACCTCAAACGTTCCTCCCTGCATATGAACATTTATGATAAAGCAAGCGGGAGGTTCATCGGCTGCAGCGGCTTACATCATGTGGATTGGGACAGCCGCAATTTTGAGATCGGATACTGGATCAGAAGTTCTTGCACAGGCAAAGGTTATATGACCGAGGCGGTTAACGGGATTACCGATTTCGCAATTCATGAGCTTAAGGCGAACCGGATCGAGATCCGCTGCAGCACCCGCAATACCCGAAGCGCCGCAGTTGCCGAGCGTGCAGGGTTCATACTGGACGGCGTACTGCGCAGAGGTATGAAAGGCTTCGACGGGGAAATGCATGACTGCAGGGTGTATGCGAAGGTGCGCGGGGCAGAATTTTAG
- a CDS encoding amidohydrolase family protein: MATVFDAHLHIIDPRFPLIENQGFLPEPFTCEDYLDRVQPLKVTGGAVVSGSFQGYDQTYLTDSLQKLGGNFVGVTQLPHDTSDEEILRLHDCGVKAIRFNVRRGGSEDISRLDYFARRVHELAGWHAELYIDSAALPEIADTLVNLPAVSIDHLGLSQEGLPKLLSLVDKGVRVKATGFGRVELDPAQAIRSIYSVNPDALMFGTDLPSTRAKRPYDHSDLELIYNTLEEDQAEKVVYKNAMKWYLNM; encoded by the coding sequence ATGGCAACCGTATTCGATGCCCATCTGCATATCATTGACCCGCGGTTTCCATTAATAGAGAACCAGGGGTTTTTGCCTGAGCCGTTTACCTGTGAAGATTATTTAGATAGAGTCCAGCCGTTAAAAGTTACAGGAGGCGCCGTTGTATCAGGATCATTTCAAGGTTACGATCAGACCTACTTAACCGATTCCCTGCAAAAGCTCGGCGGGAATTTTGTCGGGGTCACCCAATTGCCTCATGATACATCAGATGAAGAGATTTTAAGGCTGCATGACTGCGGCGTGAAAGCTATCCGCTTTAATGTCCGGCGGGGAGGCTCGGAAGACATCTCACGGTTGGACTACTTCGCCAGGAGAGTTCATGAGCTGGCAGGATGGCATGCGGAATTATATATCGACTCTGCAGCTTTGCCCGAAATTGCCGACACATTAGTTAACCTTCCTGCTGTATCAATAGATCATTTGGGACTATCCCAAGAGGGGCTCCCTAAACTTCTGTCTCTAGTCGATAAAGGAGTGAGAGTCAAAGCAACCGGATTTGGCAGGGTAGAGCTTGATCCGGCACAGGCTATCCGTTCCATTTATTCGGTGAATCCGGATGCCCTGATGTTTGGGACGGACCTGCCGTCAACGAGAGCAAAGAGACCTTACGATCATTCCGATCTAGAGCTGATTTACAATACGCTTGAGGAGGATCAGGCGGAGAAGGTTGTATATAAGAATGCAATGAAATGGTATTTGAATATGTAA
- a CDS encoding Cof-type HAD-IIB family hydrolase: MYKLIAIDIDDTLINDDKEVTPATQSALEQAVAAGVVVTLATGRAYASAQAIARQTGLNVPIITYQGALVKNLLDEKVLYERYVPQDAVRKLFSYCVEHNLHLQTYIDDKLYAREENQKLIDYSALNKTQYFVEPDWEKLVPQKTPKMLIVDDPDFLDELAPILRELLGDSVHITKSKPYFLEIMHHEGTKGLALEFLAKHFGCELSETIAVGDSWNDHEMLEAAGLGVAMANAIPALKEIADFITLSNNEDGVKHVIDKFILKTV; this comes from the coding sequence ATGTACAAATTGATCGCCATCGATATCGACGACACCCTCATTAATGATGACAAGGAAGTTACCCCTGCCACCCAATCCGCGCTGGAGCAGGCTGTTGCCGCAGGCGTAGTTGTAACCCTCGCAACCGGCCGCGCCTATGCTTCTGCACAGGCCATTGCCCGCCAGACCGGATTGAACGTGCCGATCATCACTTATCAGGGCGCACTGGTTAAGAATCTGCTCGATGAAAAGGTGCTCTATGAGCGTTATGTACCGCAGGACGCGGTACGCAAACTGTTCAGTTATTGTGTCGAGCATAACCTGCACCTGCAGACTTACATCGACGACAAGCTGTATGCCCGTGAAGAAAACCAGAAGCTGATCGACTACTCCGCCCTGAACAAAACGCAGTATTTCGTTGAACCCGACTGGGAGAAGCTGGTTCCGCAAAAAACACCAAAAATGCTCATCGTTGACGACCCTGATTTCCTGGATGAGCTGGCTCCTATTCTGCGCGAGCTGCTCGGCGATTCGGTCCACATTACGAAGTCCAAGCCTTATTTCCTGGAAATTATGCATCATGAAGGCACCAAAGGCCTGGCCCTTGAGTTCCTTGCGAAGCACTTCGGCTGTGAGCTGTCCGAGACCATTGCCGTAGGCGATTCCTGGAATGACCATGAAATGCTTGAAGCTGCAGGTCTTGGTGTAGCTATGGCCAATGCCATTCCGGCACTGAAAGAAATTGCTGATTTCATCACCCTCAGCAACAATGAAGACGGCGTGAAGCATGTCATCGATAAGTTCATCCTTAAGACTGTCTAA
- a CDS encoding DMT family transporter, whose amino-acid sequence MNRSRIADLSLLLVAMMWGCTFLIVQHAVRVLPPLAFNSIRFTGAAVLLALITALFYRHEWKKLSWRMLLHSLLLGLFLFMGYALQTMGLLYTTTSNTGFITGLSVVIVPFLSLVLLKHAISRYTWISAAIAVAGLYLLTFTGPGLSLNTGDGLVLLCAAAFALQVAYTGVYAPRYPALPLVTLQLAFVGLLSIAASLLIDGPGPLSRSGELIAEPDVLWALLVSIGPTSAFAFWIQTACQKYTTPSRVAIIYAMEPVFAAFTGLIFGGETLGLSAALGCICILAAMLIAELSPQPAPKPSG is encoded by the coding sequence GTGAATCGCTCCCGAATCGCCGATCTCAGTCTGCTCCTGGTAGCGATGATGTGGGGCTGTACCTTTCTGATTGTGCAGCATGCAGTCAGGGTACTTCCGCCACTCGCCTTTAACAGCATCCGCTTTACCGGTGCCGCAGTGCTGCTGGCGCTGATTACCGCCCTTTTTTACCGCCATGAATGGAAAAAATTAAGCTGGAGAATGCTCCTGCACTCTCTGCTGCTGGGCCTTTTTCTGTTTATGGGCTATGCCCTCCAGACAATGGGCCTGCTGTACACGACCACTTCCAATACAGGGTTTATTACCGGCCTGTCCGTGGTTATTGTCCCGTTTCTGTCACTGGTGCTGCTGAAGCATGCCATTTCGCGCTACACCTGGATCAGTGCAGCTATCGCGGTAGCAGGACTGTACCTGCTGACGTTCACGGGTCCGGGTCTGTCCTTGAATACCGGCGATGGCCTGGTGCTGCTCTGTGCCGCTGCTTTTGCGCTGCAGGTTGCCTACACAGGCGTGTATGCCCCGCGTTATCCGGCGCTGCCGCTGGTTACGCTTCAGCTCGCTTTTGTCGGGCTGCTGAGCATTGCAGCCTCACTGCTGATTGACGGACCGGGTCCGCTGTCCCGCAGCGGGGAATTAATTGCCGAGCCGGATGTCCTGTGGGCGCTGCTTGTCTCCATCGGCCCGACCAGCGCTTTCGCATTCTGGATCCAGACAGCCTGCCAGAAGTACACCACACCGTCACGGGTAGCTATTATTTATGCGATGGAGCCTGTATTCGCCGCCTTTACCGGCCTCATCTTCGGCGGTGAAACACTCGGCCTGTCCGCAGCACTGGGCTGTATCTGTATCTTAGCGGCCATGCTGATCGCCGAGCTGAGTCCCCAGCCTGCCCCGAAGCCTTCCGGGTAG
- a CDS encoding metal-dependent hydrolase gives MMGKSHFVISTGVTLSAMSLLGYEITIPAIAVAAVSSLLPDIDEPNSLLVRTALPESLLRLLQVALIGAGIYLYFAGIAEPPWNIALALLVGSVSFLPGRRLRHLFMLLIALALFAFAEAYDPWNYIAACMLVVASVVPHRGLTHTLYAVAGWGALLYFVSLEMESGDSLWIAGGVSYALHLLADSLTQRGITPLPPLPFKIRMKLMSTGSKKGSAVENVFMLLTLALVVYVFILRPQTM, from the coding sequence ATGATGGGCAAATCCCATTTTGTGATCAGTACCGGGGTTACCCTATCGGCCATGAGCCTGCTGGGCTACGAGATTACGATCCCGGCTATAGCTGTAGCCGCGGTCAGTTCTCTGCTGCCCGACATTGATGAGCCGAATTCGCTGCTGGTGCGCACAGCCCTGCCCGAATCGCTGCTGCGCCTGCTGCAGGTGGCTCTAATCGGCGCAGGTATTTATCTGTATTTCGCCGGAATCGCAGAACCGCCATGGAACATCGCCCTGGCACTGCTGGTCGGCAGCGTGTCTTTCCTGCCGGGAAGAAGGCTGCGGCATCTCTTCATGCTGCTGATTGCCCTGGCCTTGTTCGCCTTCGCAGAGGCGTACGATCCCTGGAACTACATTGCGGCCTGCATGCTGGTTGTAGCCAGCGTAGTCCCGCACCGCGGGCTGACGCACACGCTGTACGCGGTGGCGGGATGGGGAGCGCTGCTCTACTTTGTCTCCCTGGAGATGGAGAGCGGCGACAGCCTGTGGATTGCCGGCGGCGTATCCTATGCGCTGCATCTGCTGGCTGATTCGCTGACCCAGCGCGGAATTACACCGCTGCCGCCGCTGCCGTTCAAGATCCGGATGAAGCTGATGAGCACCGGCTCCAAGAAGGGCAGCGCCGTGGAGAATGTATTCATGCTGCTGACGCTGGCACTGGTTGTATACGTATTTATTCTTCGTCCTCAGACCATGTAA
- a CDS encoding lipoate--protein ligase, which yields MLFIDNTGITDASVNLAIEEFALKNLPMDESYLLFYINSPSIIIGKHQNTIEEINQEYVKDNNIQVVRRLSGGGAVYHDLGNLNFSFITKDDGQSFHNFLKFTQPVIDYLRSMGVNAELSGRNDLQVGEQKISGNAQFSTRGRMFSHGTLMFDLNLDDVQASLNVNPEKFKSKSTKSVRSRVANIKDLLGTDMTIEEFRDGLLRSIFGMEPSEVPQYKLTMDDWVRINAISKEHYQNWDWNYGLSPKSNVKHTRKFPAGLVDIRMDIEDSYIKDIKIYGDFFGVGDVADVENALRGKRYEMVEVRQALAELDLGHYFGRIEPEDFIGLIFLEE from the coding sequence ATGCTGTTTATCGATAACACAGGGATTACAGATGCCTCGGTCAATCTGGCCATTGAGGAATTTGCGCTCAAAAACCTGCCCATGGACGAGAGCTACCTGCTCTTTTATATCAACAGCCCGTCCATTATCATCGGCAAGCACCAGAATACAATTGAAGAGATCAACCAGGAGTATGTAAAAGACAACAACATTCAGGTGGTGCGCCGCTTGTCCGGCGGGGGTGCCGTCTATCACGATCTCGGCAATCTTAACTTCAGCTTCATCACCAAGGATGACGGCCAGTCGTTCCATAACTTCCTCAAATTTACCCAGCCGGTTATCGACTATTTGCGGAGCATGGGTGTGAACGCCGAGCTTAGCGGACGGAATGATCTGCAGGTCGGTGAGCAAAAAATCTCCGGAAACGCCCAGTTCTCCACACGCGGACGCATGTTCAGCCACGGCACCCTGATGTTCGACCTGAACCTCGACGATGTGCAGGCTTCCCTGAACGTGAATCCGGAGAAATTTAAATCCAAGAGCACCAAATCCGTCCGCAGCCGCGTCGCCAATATCAAAGACCTGCTGGGTACCGACATGACGATTGAAGAGTTCCGCGACGGACTGCTGCGTTCCATCTTCGGGATGGAGCCTTCCGAGGTTCCCCAATATAAGCTGACCATGGACGACTGGGTGCGGATCAATGCAATCTCCAAGGAGCATTATCAGAACTGGGACTGGAACTATGGCCTGTCTCCGAAGAGCAATGTGAAGCACACCCGCAAATTCCCGGCCGGTCTGGTCGATATCCGCATGGATATTGAGGATTCCTACATTAAGGATATCAAAATCTACGGCGATTTCTTCGGTGTAGGCGATGTGGCCGATGTCGAGAATGCGCTGCGAGGTAAACGTTACGAGATGGTAGAGGTCCGTCAGGCGCTGGCGGAGCTGGATCTTGGTCATTACTTCGGACGGATTGAGCCGGAGGACTTTATCGGTCTGATCTTCCTGGAAGAGTAG
- a CDS encoding PLP-dependent aminotransferase family protein, with amino-acid sequence MFKDFRLIAGRPVYIQVKDYMKHLIIKGALQGGQKLPSTRELSTLLAVSRNSVIAAYAGLEDDGFAYTVQGQGSYVSSAAVSDSAEASAWTVDWKERLNPRALLAEELDIMKRGIRAEKGTISFTSIAPDESLFDLDNVKRAFLERMSVEGNVLLNYGYAKGYKPLIDYLKQYMEHKGVNLRGKDMLITNGFTEGFDLVLSALGQKHGSILCENPTHHTAIKNMRLNGFDITGVAMERDGIHLGELKRALEEQEYDCAYFVPSYHNPTGIVMSPEKRQGVMKLMADYKVPVIEDGFNEELRYSGSHVAPLTAAAGGGNSVVYLGSFSKVLFPGLRVGWVLGDEELIYYLESVKRARSIHTSTLDQSILYQYLLGGNLEKYLKRARTEYKRKYELTLTCCREYLPYTSLSGDGGLHLFVTFEESFSTRELLAACREQGVIFTAGDIFHTDGTGQNTLRLGFSRVADGDILKGIEIIGRAARQLMG; translated from the coding sequence ATGTTCAAGGATTTCAGACTCATTGCCGGACGTCCGGTATATATACAGGTCAAAGATTATATGAAGCATCTAATCATCAAAGGCGCCCTCCAGGGCGGCCAGAAGCTGCCGTCTACCCGGGAGCTCAGCACGCTGCTTGCAGTCAGCCGCAATTCGGTCATTGCCGCTTACGCGGGTCTGGAGGATGACGGCTTTGCTTATACGGTCCAGGGACAGGGCAGTTATGTGTCATCTGCAGCCGTATCAGACAGCGCGGAGGCTTCCGCCTGGACTGTTGACTGGAAAGAGCGTTTGAACCCCCGGGCGCTGCTGGCCGAAGAGCTGGATATCATGAAACGCGGAATCCGCGCGGAGAAGGGTACAATTTCTTTTACCAGCATTGCACCTGATGAAAGCCTGTTTGACCTCGATAATGTAAAAAGAGCTTTTCTGGAACGCATGTCCGTCGAAGGCAATGTTCTGCTGAACTACGGCTATGCCAAAGGGTATAAGCCTTTAATAGACTATTTGAAGCAATATATGGAGCACAAGGGCGTTAACCTGCGGGGCAAGGATATGCTGATCACCAATGGTTTTACCGAAGGCTTCGATCTCGTCCTGTCAGCGCTGGGCCAGAAGCATGGATCTATACTCTGCGAGAACCCGACCCATCACACGGCAATCAAAAATATGCGGCTGAACGGTTTTGACATCACGGGTGTGGCCATGGAGCGTGACGGCATTCATCTCGGAGAACTGAAGCGGGCGCTTGAGGAGCAGGAATACGACTGTGCCTACTTCGTCCCTTCCTATCACAATCCTACCGGTATCGTCATGTCCCCTGAGAAAAGGCAGGGCGTAATGAAGCTGATGGCCGACTATAAGGTGCCGGTGATTGAGGACGGTTTTAACGAGGAGCTGCGGTATTCGGGGTCACATGTAGCTCCGCTGACCGCGGCGGCGGGCGGCGGCAACAGTGTCGTGTATCTCGGGAGCTTTTCCAAAGTGCTGTTTCCGGGGCTGCGGGTCGGCTGGGTGCTGGGAGATGAGGAGCTGATCTATTACCTGGAAAGTGTCAAAAGAGCACGCAGCATTCACACCTCGACTCTGGACCAGTCCATTCTGTATCAATATCTGCTGGGCGGCAATCTGGAGAAATATTTGAAACGGGCCAGAACAGAGTACAAACGCAAATACGAGCTGACTCTTACATGCTGCAGGGAATACCTTCCGTACACCTCGTTGTCAGGGGATGGGGGGCTGCATCTGTTTGTAACCTTTGAAGAGAGCTTCAGCACAAGAGAGCTGCTGGCAGCCTGCCGGGAGCAGGGGGTTATTTTTACAGCGGGAGACATCTTCCATACGGACGGAACAGGGCAAAACACGCTGCGGCTGGGATTCTCCAGGGTAGCTGACGGCGATATACTCAAGGGCATTGAAATCATCGGCAGGGCAGCACGGCAACTAATGGGATAG